A genomic region of Rhodohalobacter sp. 614A contains the following coding sequences:
- a CDS encoding helix-turn-helix domain-containing protein: MMNGTDRIKSCYVGPEISPEQFISEHYFFYMGKGSITGYDGHQAYHMKTGEYCIIRKNHLARYKKMPEGGTIEKVVIVLDELFLRDFQKNHEVNLHNSSIPDKAFLSLKETDLIPNYIQSLMPYYEGHGEIDEAFSKIKREELLLILLKTNPDLSDILFDFGTPEKIDLKAFMNQNYAFNVNLERFAYLTGRSLSAFKRDFKKIFNETPGRWLVKKRLQQAYFLITEKMEKPSEIYLDLGFEDFSHFSYAFKKRFGHPPTQLLKSVQHVD, from the coding sequence ATGATGAACGGAACGGATCGAATAAAGTCATGTTATGTGGGCCCTGAAATCTCACCTGAACAATTTATTTCAGAGCATTACTTTTTTTATATGGGCAAAGGTTCCATAACCGGTTACGATGGCCATCAGGCGTATCACATGAAAACGGGGGAATATTGCATCATCAGAAAAAATCATCTCGCCAGGTATAAAAAAATGCCTGAGGGTGGAACCATCGAAAAAGTGGTGATTGTGCTGGATGAACTTTTCTTGCGTGATTTCCAAAAAAATCATGAAGTGAATCTTCACAACTCATCCATTCCAGATAAAGCTTTTTTATCTCTGAAAGAAACGGATTTAATCCCAAATTACATCCAATCTCTCATGCCATATTACGAAGGGCACGGAGAAATTGATGAAGCGTTTTCGAAGATTAAAAGGGAAGAATTATTATTGATTCTACTGAAAACTAATCCGGATTTGTCTGATATTTTATTTGATTTCGGCACGCCTGAGAAAATTGATCTCAAAGCGTTTATGAACCAAAATTATGCCTTTAATGTAAACTTGGAACGATTCGCTTATCTGACCGGTCGAAGCTTATCAGCTTTTAAAAGGGACTTTAAGAAGATTTTTAATGAAACTCCCGGTCGGTGGCTGGTTAAAAAACGTCTGCAGCAAGCCTATTTTCTTATCACAGAAAAAATGGAAAAACCTTCAGAGATTTACCTGGATCTCGGCTTTGAAGATTTTTCTCACTTTTCATACGCATTCAAAAAACGATTTGGTCACCCGCCAACTCAATTACTCAAATCCGTTCAACACGTTGACTAA
- a CDS encoding NAD-dependent epimerase/dehydratase family protein translates to MKVIITGTTGMVGEGVLLECLQNPNVDEVLSVSRKPTGHTHPKLNEYIVPEFLDLTPEDEQMKGYDACFYCAGVSSVGTDPEVYQRITYDTTIHFAKVVLKQNPDSVFIYITGAGTDSTESGRLRWARVKGKTENDLIKLDFKGVYNFRPAFMKAMPGQQHLPTAYKLIGWTYPFFKAVYPKGVSTLKQVAQAMIKAVSKGYSSNILEVKDINKLAES, encoded by the coding sequence ATGAAAGTAATTATCACAGGTACAACCGGAATGGTGGGAGAAGGCGTTCTGCTGGAATGCCTTCAAAACCCAAATGTAGATGAGGTTTTGAGTGTCAGCCGAAAACCGACTGGCCATACCCATCCAAAACTGAACGAGTATATCGTACCCGAATTTCTGGATTTAACGCCGGAAGATGAACAAATGAAAGGTTATGATGCTTGTTTTTACTGTGCCGGCGTGAGCAGCGTGGGAACGGATCCGGAAGTTTATCAACGAATTACATACGATACAACCATCCATTTTGCTAAAGTTGTTTTAAAACAAAATCCCGATTCTGTTTTTATTTACATAACCGGAGCGGGAACAGATAGTACTGAATCTGGCCGGTTGAGGTGGGCGAGAGTGAAAGGAAAAACAGAGAATGATCTCATAAAATTGGATTTTAAAGGCGTATATAATTTTCGTCCGGCGTTTATGAAGGCGATGCCCGGCCAGCAACATCTTCCCACGGCTTATAAACTTATCGGGTGGACGTATCCGTTTTTTAAAGCTGTATATCCCAAAGGAGTGAGTACGCTAAAACAAGTGGCTCAAGCCATGATTAAAGCCGTTTCAAAGGGATATTCCTCGAATATTCTGGAAGTAAAAGACATTAATAAACTCGCAGAATCATAA
- a CDS encoding SDR family oxidoreductase — MNQFKKRVLVTGGNGFVGIHCILQLLQQGYTVKTTVRTSAKAEQVKEMLKNVGITSFENLEFVEADLLNDKNWNDAMEGCEYVLHVASPFPMIEPEDENELIIPAKEGTLRVLKAAQKNNIKRVVMTSSFAAVGYSISREDYVFTEEDWTDPETDITPYIKSKTIAEKAAWNFMDQAESNTELTVINPVAIAGPVLSDNYSTSIQFVEHIITGVIPFENDFSFGIVDVRDVADLHLKAMLHPDAKGERFLAVADGSMSFIEIAELLDVKPEDYSGTPPKPVHISNQKARKVLGWNPRSKEEAILATAESLKKYSDIEQE; from the coding sequence ATGAATCAATTTAAAAAACGTGTGTTGGTAACCGGTGGAAACGGCTTTGTGGGAATCCATTGCATTCTCCAATTGCTGCAACAAGGCTATACCGTAAAAACAACCGTTCGTACATCAGCCAAAGCAGAACAGGTAAAAGAAATGCTGAAGAATGTAGGAATCACCTCGTTTGAGAATCTTGAATTTGTAGAAGCAGATCTGTTGAATGATAAAAACTGGAATGACGCCATGGAAGGTTGTGAGTATGTTCTGCACGTAGCTTCACCTTTTCCAATGATTGAGCCGGAGGATGAAAATGAATTAATTATTCCCGCGAAAGAGGGAACGCTTCGAGTGTTAAAAGCGGCTCAAAAAAACAATATTAAGCGGGTTGTTATGACCTCATCTTTTGCGGCTGTAGGATACAGTATATCTCGTGAAGATTATGTTTTCACAGAAGAGGACTGGACAGATCCTGAAACTGATATTACTCCTTATATAAAATCAAAAACGATTGCTGAAAAAGCTGCATGGAATTTTATGGATCAAGCAGAAAGTAATACAGAACTGACCGTGATCAACCCTGTAGCCATTGCTGGTCCGGTGTTAAGCGACAATTATTCAACGTCTATTCAGTTTGTTGAACATATCATAACAGGAGTGATTCCTTTTGAAAATGACTTTTCTTTTGGCATTGTGGATGTGCGGGATGTCGCGGATCTTCATCTCAAAGCGATGCTTCATCCTGATGCAAAGGGAGAACGATTTTTGGCAGTGGCAGACGGATCGATGTCGTTTATAGAAATTGCTGAATTGCTGGATGTTAAACCTGAAGATTATTCTGGCACACCTCCGAAGCCTGTTCATATTTCCAATCAAAAAGCGAGGAAAGTATTGGGCTGGAATCCCCGGAGTAAAGAAGAAGCCATTTTAGCCACGGCTGAAAGTTTGAAGAAATACTCAGATATTGAACAAGAATAA
- a CDS encoding DMT family transporter, with protein sequence MVNSNRSEHKVSKQTGEISHHGLLLLFTFFWGANFILAEVALREMAPISFSVSRFAMGGIAMLLLLYGQCYSDAKRTGSSFQFFPKIEKKDWMRLLWVSVLGATLAPWLGIEGLGLTHGARASIWLALGPAVSTGFGYFLSTEKMGRAGYFGVFLAGLGTLTLAYDGLFVDKGYWIGDLLLLIALVLTVVELHLIKPLARKYGSISMVALRTVIGGTLYFMIASPSLIQENWLTLGMWTWIAILAGGAIGVGVGQWVKVRALRSLGPTQVVIYGNLVPIAALLIGWLSIGQNPSSYEIVAGLLVIAGAIFIQVIDDSREGHVHSVEDDELSVVSSAKQD encoded by the coding sequence TTGGTTAACTCCAATCGCTCTGAACATAAAGTCTCAAAGCAAACCGGTGAAATTTCTCACCACGGTTTGCTTCTTCTTTTTACTTTTTTTTGGGGAGCGAATTTCATTCTAGCCGAAGTAGCATTACGAGAAATGGCTCCTATTTCATTCAGTGTTTCCAGGTTTGCAATGGGAGGAATTGCCATGCTGCTGCTGCTCTACGGACAGTGTTATTCCGATGCCAAACGTACGGGGTCAAGCTTTCAGTTTTTTCCAAAAATCGAAAAAAAAGACTGGATGAGGCTACTTTGGGTTTCTGTTTTGGGAGCCACTCTTGCGCCTTGGCTAGGAATTGAAGGCCTTGGGCTTACACACGGAGCGCGAGCTTCCATTTGGCTGGCTTTAGGGCCTGCGGTCAGTACCGGTTTTGGATATTTCCTCAGTACCGAAAAAATGGGCCGAGCCGGATATTTTGGGGTTTTTCTGGCCGGACTTGGAACCCTGACACTCGCATACGACGGCTTATTCGTCGATAAAGGTTATTGGATTGGCGATCTGTTACTTCTCATCGCATTGGTGCTGACTGTAGTAGAACTTCACCTCATCAAGCCGCTCGCCAGAAAATATGGTTCCATCAGTATGGTGGCATTGAGAACGGTTATCGGAGGAACACTTTATTTTATGATCGCCTCTCCTTCTCTCATCCAGGAAAATTGGCTGACACTTGGCATGTGGACCTGGATTGCCATTCTGGCCGGCGGCGCAATTGGTGTCGGAGTTGGCCAATGGGTTAAAGTGCGCGCGTTACGATCTCTCGGGCCAACTCAGGTTGTTATTTATGGAAACCTGGTTCCTATTGCAGCTTTACTGATTGGCTGGCTCTCCATTGGTCAGAATCCTTCTTCGTATGAAATCGTAGCGGGACTCCTTGTGATCGCCGGGGCAATCTTTATACAAGTAATAGACGATTCGCGTGAAGGTCATGTGCACTCTGTGGAGGATGATGAGCTCTCTGTAGTTTCCAGTGCAAAACAAGATTAA
- the leuS gene encoding leucine--tRNA ligase has product MSSYDPSVIEKKWQEYWQTNKTFKTQTDHNKPKYYVLDMFPYPSGSGLHVGHPEGYTATDILARYKRMKGFNVLHPIGYDAFGLPAEQYAVKTGTHPRETTEKNVTRFREQLQMLGFSYDWDREVNTTDPDYYKWTQWIFLRLFEKGLAYEDEQPVNWCPELGTVLANEEVIDGKSEVGGFPVVRKPMRQWVLKITEYAERLLNDLDDLDWPESTKEMQRNWIGKSIGAEIDFQVHEYDEKIRVFTTRPDTLFGATYMVLAPEHHLVEKITTDDQKGKVEEYKEYAAQKSDLERQELTKEKTGVFTGAYAINPANNKEIPIWIADYVLAHYGTGAIMAVPGQDERDWEFAEKFDLPIIRTVETPEDYDGKAYTEDGPAINSDFLNGLNVTDAKTKIIKWLEENGVGTKSVNFKLRDWLFSRQRYWGEPFPIIHVDGKPKAVRDEDLPVELPEVDDYQPTKDGEPPLAKASYWVETTDPETGKPAKRETNTMPQWAGSCWYYLRYISPEFDGSPVDPNEEKYWMPVDLYVGGSEHSVLHLLYARFWHKVLYDCGVVSTEEPFQKLVHQGMILGELEYTAYEKDGKIISADEVEGGDDVIRKPLSELDVEKKGDRHVMKGTEIVVDAKAHKMSKSRGNVINPDDVVNNYGADSLRLYEMFMGPLEQVKPWSTKGVEGVNRFLNRSWRLFFGEEQEDIFNISDKEASKEQLKVLHEAIKKVSEDIEALRFNTAISALMIFVNEANQWEGGVPRSVAEPFVKLLSPFAPHIAEEIWNRFGHNESLAYEPWPELVEEYLKSDTIDMPVQVNGKVRANITVPADKAKDKDFVLGLAKQQENVERYLDDTTIVKEIFVPGRIVNLVVK; this is encoded by the coding sequence ATGAGTTCCTACGATCCATCAGTCATAGAAAAAAAGTGGCAGGAGTACTGGCAAACAAATAAGACGTTTAAGACCCAAACCGATCACAATAAACCAAAATATTATGTTCTGGATATGTTTCCATATCCAAGCGGTTCGGGTTTACACGTTGGTCATCCGGAGGGGTATACTGCTACGGATATTCTTGCCCGCTATAAAAGGATGAAGGGATTCAATGTGTTGCATCCCATCGGTTATGATGCTTTTGGTTTGCCGGCCGAGCAATATGCGGTAAAAACGGGAACTCATCCGCGTGAAACTACCGAGAAGAATGTGACGCGTTTCCGCGAGCAATTACAAATGCTCGGTTTCTCTTATGATTGGGATCGTGAAGTGAATACGACGGATCCTGATTATTACAAATGGACGCAGTGGATTTTCTTGCGATTATTTGAAAAGGGATTGGCTTATGAAGATGAGCAGCCTGTGAACTGGTGTCCGGAATTGGGAACCGTTTTGGCCAACGAAGAAGTAATTGACGGCAAAAGTGAGGTAGGTGGATTCCCTGTCGTCCGAAAACCAATGCGCCAGTGGGTGTTGAAAATCACTGAATACGCCGAGCGATTACTGAATGATCTGGACGATCTGGACTGGCCGGAATCAACCAAAGAAATGCAGCGCAACTGGATTGGGAAATCCATCGGTGCAGAAATCGATTTTCAGGTTCATGAATACGATGAGAAAATCCGTGTATTTACCACGCGTCCGGATACGCTGTTTGGCGCAACATATATGGTTTTAGCTCCTGAACACCATTTGGTGGAGAAAATTACAACAGATGATCAAAAAGGAAAAGTTGAAGAATACAAGGAATATGCAGCTCAAAAATCGGATTTAGAACGGCAGGAGTTGACAAAAGAGAAAACCGGAGTGTTTACCGGTGCATATGCCATCAATCCGGCCAATAACAAAGAAATTCCGATATGGATTGCTGATTATGTATTGGCTCATTACGGAACCGGTGCCATTATGGCCGTTCCGGGGCAGGATGAACGGGACTGGGAGTTCGCTGAGAAATTCGATCTGCCGATTATCCGAACCGTTGAAACACCTGAAGATTATGATGGAAAAGCGTATACCGAAGATGGTCCTGCCATCAACAGTGATTTTTTGAACGGACTGAATGTAACCGACGCCAAAACCAAGATCATCAAATGGTTAGAGGAAAATGGAGTTGGTACAAAAAGTGTGAATTTTAAACTGCGCGACTGGCTTTTCTCGCGCCAGCGGTATTGGGGCGAACCATTTCCGATTATTCATGTGGACGGAAAACCCAAAGCTGTTCGTGATGAAGATTTGCCTGTTGAGCTGCCCGAAGTGGATGATTATCAACCTACAAAAGATGGTGAACCTCCATTGGCTAAAGCCAGTTATTGGGTAGAAACAACAGATCCTGAGACTGGAAAACCGGCAAAAAGAGAAACCAATACCATGCCTCAATGGGCCGGATCTTGTTGGTATTACCTGAGATACATCAGTCCTGAATTTGATGGCTCTCCTGTTGATCCCAATGAAGAGAAATACTGGATGCCTGTGGACTTGTACGTGGGTGGATCAGAACACTCTGTTCTTCACTTGTTGTATGCAAGGTTTTGGCACAAAGTCTTGTATGATTGCGGTGTGGTTTCAACGGAAGAACCTTTTCAGAAACTGGTGCACCAGGGAATGATTTTGGGTGAACTGGAATACACGGCGTACGAAAAAGACGGAAAAATCATTAGTGCTGATGAAGTTGAGGGTGGTGATGATGTCATAAGAAAACCTCTCTCCGAATTAGATGTCGAGAAAAAAGGTGATCGCCACGTGATGAAAGGCACCGAGATTGTGGTGGATGCCAAGGCTCACAAAATGTCGAAATCTCGCGGTAATGTGATTAATCCTGATGACGTTGTAAACAATTATGGAGCTGATTCCCTGCGCTTGTACGAAATGTTTATGGGGCCGCTGGAGCAGGTGAAACCGTGGAGTACAAAAGGTGTTGAAGGTGTGAACCGATTCCTGAACCGCTCCTGGAGACTGTTTTTTGGGGAAGAGCAGGAAGATATTTTTAATATCTCAGACAAAGAAGCGTCCAAAGAACAATTGAAAGTTCTTCATGAAGCTATTAAGAAAGTATCGGAAGATATTGAGGCTCTTCGGTTTAACACAGCTATTTCTGCATTAATGATTTTTGTCAATGAAGCCAATCAATGGGAGGGAGGAGTTCCTCGCTCTGTTGCTGAACCGTTTGTGAAATTGCTGTCGCCATTTGCACCTCATATTGCCGAAGAAATTTGGAATCGGTTTGGTCATAATGAAAGCCTGGCATACGAACCGTGGCCGGAACTTGTTGAAGAATACCTGAAAAGTGACACAATTGACATGCCTGTTCAGGTGAATGGGAAAGTGCGCGCCAACATTACCGTTCCGGCAGACAAAGCGAAAGATAAAGATTTCGTTTTGGGTCTCGCCAAACAACAGGAGAATGTAGAGCGCTACCTGGATGATACCACAATCGTGAAGGAGATTTTTGTGCCGGGGAGGATTGTGAATCTGGTTGTGAAGTAG
- a CDS encoding sigma-70 family RNA polymerase sigma factor yields the protein MEKANTTQLLIRLKKGEEGIYDKLYPLIYDELRRMAYSHMKRQSPDHTLSRTELVHETYLKMIDQDVIDFNDKSHFLAIASRCMRQILIDYARKKHADKRGGKEKDQTYIDEIFSRSQHKTAELIDIDSALDRLANMNERLSDVVVMRFFGKMTIHEVAEALEISESTVKRDWSKARGWLYKELKGRFKV from the coding sequence ATGGAAAAAGCCAACACCACTCAATTATTGATTCGCCTGAAAAAAGGCGAAGAAGGCATTTACGACAAGTTATATCCTCTGATCTACGATGAGTTACGCCGGATGGCCTATTCTCATATGAAACGTCAGTCGCCCGACCATACCCTTTCCAGGACTGAATTGGTTCACGAAACCTATTTAAAGATGATTGATCAGGATGTAATCGACTTTAATGACAAAAGTCATTTTTTGGCGATTGCATCTCGTTGCATGAGGCAAATTCTTATCGATTATGCAAGAAAAAAACATGCGGATAAACGAGGCGGAAAGGAAAAAGATCAAACTTACATCGATGAAATCTTCAGCAGATCACAACATAAAACGGCTGAATTAATTGATATTGATTCTGCTCTGGACAGATTAGCCAATATGAATGAACGCCTTTCTGATGTTGTCGTGATGCGATTCTTTGGAAAAATGACCATTCATGAAGTGGCTGAAGCTCTGGAAATATCCGAAAGCACAGTTAAACGCGACTGGTCAAAAGCCAGGGGTTGGCTGTACAAAGAATTGAAAGGACGTTTCAAAGTTTAG
- a CDS encoding serine/threonine-protein kinase: protein MNTSNWKRVETIVDQVLEMPESERKTFIDSKCGDDAELKGEVTQFLQSIYESEGWLEEQDVYRQEMLNEIAEEIEQISAENVFIGKKVGSYTIREKIAEGGMGAVYLAERSDDELDHRVAIKIIQHGRASRENLRRFKREQQILAGMNHPSIARFFDSGTTANGVPYIIMEYIDGMPITDYCEKHQCSTQEKITLFEEVLEAVRYAHENLVIHRDLKPGNIFIDKSGNVKILDFGISKLIEDDSEIITQTGARLLTLRYAAPEQIRQENITTATDLYALGIIFYQLLAGIGPFDIDELSRFETEQVILNEEAPRPSSRMDSPSLKRELYGDLDAIALKSIRKEPDQRYRVANEFLSDLENYKYGLPVSAHADSLKYRSKKFIRRHQKAMYIASGVLTLVILLTAYYTNQIAQQRDFAQLEAERAEEVTNFLISMLELNNPSENSGDEITINDALNRGIQLLEQDNLSALNRATILGTIGSIQFNNGEIEQAGINLQKAMAFVTDSLPRQTEKSLAIGTQYSEWLETVGNMEESDRYFQLTDSLFRVHKLDHSMSYIEHELNYSDYLMEVGRHEQALSVLSDLDNVLVQNFNLNSPDEIDILANVYNNRGRAYKNIGQNQAALDNLEQALTLKLRVFDENNTRIATLYHNMGVVYATVADFPKAYEMTQKAYEIRLKVYSPTHQLVGSSLQALGNIALELGNYEEAYNYIQKSVEINKQQHGATHFRYALALREYAKVLSETGRHDEAREQIAEASSIIENNYGAAHPYFGYMMITYGEVEYNDGEYKKAGEFGEKAITNFQQNFDAQHPNIGRVYAAQGKYALKNEDYEEADSLLKKSVEILKQHYDASNPFLIEADSLLLVNRQLLED, encoded by the coding sequence ATGAATACATCGAATTGGAAAAGGGTTGAAACCATTGTTGATCAGGTTTTAGAAATGCCCGAAAGTGAACGAAAAACCTTCATTGATAGCAAATGTGGCGATGATGCTGAACTCAAAGGAGAAGTTACTCAGTTTCTACAGTCGATTTATGAATCTGAGGGCTGGCTTGAGGAACAGGACGTTTACAGACAAGAGATGTTAAATGAAATTGCCGAAGAAATTGAGCAGATTTCTGCTGAAAATGTATTCATTGGCAAAAAAGTAGGCTCCTACACAATCCGTGAAAAAATTGCTGAAGGTGGAATGGGAGCTGTTTATTTGGCGGAACGGTCCGATGATGAACTGGATCATCGTGTTGCCATTAAAATTATTCAGCATGGCCGTGCAAGCCGGGAAAATTTGCGGCGCTTCAAACGAGAGCAACAGATTCTTGCCGGCATGAACCACCCTTCTATTGCCCGGTTTTTTGATAGTGGTACTACGGCAAACGGTGTCCCGTATATTATCATGGAGTACATTGACGGAATGCCCATCACCGATTACTGCGAGAAACATCAATGCTCAACACAGGAAAAAATCACCTTGTTTGAGGAGGTTCTTGAAGCCGTCCGATACGCTCATGAAAACTTAGTCATTCATCGGGATCTTAAACCGGGTAACATTTTTATCGACAAAAGCGGAAATGTCAAAATCCTTGACTTCGGTATCTCAAAACTGATTGAAGATGATTCTGAAATTATCACACAAACCGGCGCACGCCTGTTGACACTCCGGTATGCTGCTCCCGAACAAATCCGTCAGGAGAATATCACAACGGCTACAGACTTGTATGCACTCGGTATAATTTTTTATCAACTGCTGGCCGGAATAGGTCCGTTTGATATTGATGAACTATCACGGTTTGAAACCGAACAAGTCATATTGAATGAGGAAGCTCCGCGTCCTTCTTCCCGAATGGATTCACCTTCATTAAAAAGAGAGCTTTACGGTGATTTGGATGCCATTGCTCTTAAATCAATTCGAAAAGAACCGGATCAGCGATACCGCGTAGCCAATGAATTTTTAAGTGATCTGGAAAACTACAAGTATGGCCTTCCGGTTTCCGCTCATGCCGATTCGCTAAAATACCGCAGTAAAAAATTCATTCGTCGCCATCAAAAGGCAATGTATATCGCCTCCGGAGTTTTGACCCTTGTCATTCTACTCACCGCGTATTACACAAACCAGATTGCACAACAGCGCGATTTCGCTCAACTTGAAGCCGAACGGGCTGAAGAGGTCACGAATTTTCTGATTTCGATGCTGGAATTAAACAATCCCAGTGAAAATTCCGGAGATGAAATAACCATTAACGATGCCTTAAACCGGGGCATTCAGCTGTTGGAACAGGATAACCTATCCGCATTGAACAGGGCCACTATTTTGGGTACGATTGGGTCCATTCAATTCAATAATGGTGAGATCGAACAGGCAGGAATCAATTTGCAGAAAGCAATGGCTTTTGTAACTGACTCCCTTCCCCGCCAAACAGAAAAAAGTTTGGCTATTGGAACACAATACTCCGAGTGGCTGGAAACGGTTGGAAATATGGAAGAATCGGACCGTTATTTCCAACTAACCGATTCTCTTTTCCGGGTGCACAAGCTGGATCATTCAATGAGCTATATTGAACATGAATTGAATTACAGCGACTATTTAATGGAAGTTGGCAGGCACGAACAAGCTCTTTCCGTTTTATCTGATTTGGATAACGTACTTGTTCAGAACTTCAACCTGAATTCTCCTGATGAAATCGACATTCTGGCAAATGTCTACAACAATCGGGGGCGCGCTTATAAAAATATTGGGCAAAACCAGGCCGCTCTTGACAATCTTGAACAGGCACTGACACTTAAGCTCAGAGTTTTTGATGAAAATAATACACGAATTGCCACTCTCTACCACAATATGGGAGTTGTTTATGCTACCGTTGCGGATTTTCCAAAGGCCTATGAAATGACTCAAAAAGCGTATGAAATTCGGTTAAAAGTGTATAGCCCTACCCACCAACTTGTTGGCTCTTCATTGCAAGCTTTGGGAAATATTGCTCTGGAACTGGGTAACTACGAAGAAGCGTATAACTATATTCAAAAATCCGTGGAAATCAACAAACAGCAACACGGCGCCACACATTTCAGATATGCTTTAGCCTTACGCGAATATGCAAAAGTTTTAAGCGAAACCGGGCGACATGATGAAGCCAGAGAACAAATTGCCGAAGCCTCTTCCATCATAGAAAACAACTATGGTGCAGCTCATCCCTATTTTGGTTATATGATGATTACCTATGGCGAAGTAGAGTACAACGACGGGGAGTATAAGAAAGCCGGTGAATTTGGAGAAAAAGCCATCACTAATTTTCAACAAAACTTTGATGCTCAACATCCCAATATCGGAAGAGTGTATGCAGCACAGGGAAAATATGCTTTGAAGAATGAGGATTATGAAGAAGCAGATTCACTACTCAAAAAATCTGTTGAGATCCTGAAACAACATTATGATGCATCCAATCCTTTTTTAATAGAGGCGGACTCACTTTTGCTCGTAAACAGACAACTTTTAGAAGATTAG
- a CDS encoding DUF4377 domain-containing protein has product MEMYVDHYRWIGGFEGFHFKYFTQEGSEIGTKKWTRNYSPVENFDYEWGYRYHLIVKKKKYDPPIIDSPPFFYELIKVVSKTKVDDVTFKIPIYTTCSGCTPILTGSQSDGYSLLNSKKIDCGNFCEELAEVKEKEKSIIAIFQNKENGMIILVGLES; this is encoded by the coding sequence ATGGAAATGTATGTAGATCATTACCGGTGGATAGGAGGGTTCGAAGGATTTCATTTTAAGTATTTCACTCAGGAAGGATCAGAGATCGGTACTAAGAAATGGACCCGTAATTATTCCCCTGTTGAAAACTTCGACTATGAATGGGGATATAGATATCATCTGATTGTAAAGAAGAAAAAATATGATCCTCCAATAATTGATTCCCCTCCATTCTTTTACGAGTTGATTAAAGTGGTCTCTAAAACAAAAGTTGATGATGTAACTTTTAAGATACCAATATATACTACCTGTAGTGGATGTACTCCCATTTTGACAGGCAGCCAAAGTGATGGCTATAGTTTACTTAACTCAAAAAAAATTGATTGTGGGAACTTCTGTGAAGAATTAGCAGAGGTAAAAGAAAAGGAGAAGTCTATCATCGCCATTTTCCAAAACAAAGAAAATGGAATGATTATATTAGTTGGATTGGAGAGTTAA
- the deoC gene encoding deoxyribose-phosphate aldolase, whose amino-acid sequence MSSATVPDFHQTIPIDQIGVEERVSRLNKRSIKKESKVQGLKLALSMIDLTTLEGKDSEGKVMQLCSKAKQPYAAMPDLPTVAAICVYPNMVSTAKKALKGTDINVASVATAFPSGMATLQVKLDDTKFAVDQGADEVDMVISRGEFLKGNYNFIFDEISAIKEACGNAHLKVILETGELETYENVRKASDIAMYAGADFIKTSTGKISPAATQPVTLVMLEAIRDFYRETGRMVGMKPAGGIRKAKEALQYLVIVKETLGSAWLTPSYFRFGASSLANDLLMQIVKQETGVYQSSYYFSND is encoded by the coding sequence ATGAGTTCTGCAACAGTACCCGACTTTCATCAAACCATTCCGATTGACCAGATTGGCGTCGAAGAAAGGGTTTCGAGACTGAATAAGCGAAGTATCAAAAAAGAGTCGAAAGTTCAGGGTTTAAAATTGGCGTTGAGTATGATTGACCTCACCACGCTGGAAGGAAAAGATTCCGAAGGGAAAGTTATGCAGCTCTGCAGTAAAGCAAAACAGCCGTATGCTGCCATGCCTGATTTACCCACTGTTGCTGCAATTTGTGTGTATCCGAATATGGTATCCACTGCAAAAAAGGCTCTGAAAGGTACGGATATCAATGTAGCCAGCGTGGCAACAGCGTTTCCCAGCGGAATGGCAACCCTGCAAGTAAAACTGGACGATACAAAATTTGCCGTTGATCAAGGCGCCGATGAGGTTGATATGGTGATTTCCCGCGGAGAATTTCTGAAAGGCAATTACAATTTTATTTTTGATGAGATCTCCGCCATTAAAGAAGCCTGTGGCAATGCCCACCTGAAAGTAATTTTAGAAACCGGCGAGCTGGAAACGTATGAGAACGTCCGTAAAGCCAGCGATATCGCGATGTATGCTGGAGCCGATTTCATTAAGACATCCACCGGGAAAATTTCCCCCGCAGCAACTCAACCCGTTACCCTTGTAATGCTGGAAGCAATCCGTGATTTCTATCGTGAAACCGGGCGAATGGTTGGTATGAAACCGGCTGGAGGAATCCGGAAAGCAAAAGAAGCGTTGCAGTATCTCGTTATTGTAAAAGAAACATTGGGTTCAGCGTGGCTGACTCCCTCCTATTTTCGATTTGGAGCCAGCTCGTTAGCGAATGACCTGTTGATGCAAATCGTTAAACAGGAAACGGGTGTGTACCAAAGCAGTTATTATTTTTCAAATGATTAA